The segment TTAACAATACGTTTACTCTATTTTGTAAATATGAATTGGTAATGCGGGCCTATAAACTATTTTGATTGATTATAGGGCAAATTCAGTTCATTTTGTTGGGTTTTTCATGACAGTTATTCAGCTTCAAAAAGATTTTGTTCACACTTTTTCACGGGGACCATGGCGCAATAAAATTTTCAAAGGAGATTGTGTTGCTGTATTGGAAAAACTTCCCAAACATTCAGTTGATATGATTTTTGCTGATCCTCCTTATAATTTGCAATTGGATGGTGCTTTATATCGTCCAGATCATTCGCTTGTTGACGCGGTTGATGATGCATGGGATCAGTTTGAGAGTTTTGCTGCTTATGACGCTTTTACACGGGCATGGTTGCTTGCTTGTCGTCGTGTCTTAAAACCCAATGGGACAATTTGGGTTATAGGATCTTACCATAATATTTTTCGCGTTGGTACGGCGTTGCAAGATTTAGGTTTTTGGATGCTCAATGATATCGTTTGGCGTAAAAATAATCCTATGCCTAATTTTCGAGGACGCCGCTTTCAAAATGCTCATGAGACGCTTATTTGGGCTGTTCGAGATCAAAAGGATAAAAAATATACATTTAATTATGATGCTTTAAAAGCTGCGAATGAAGATCTACAAATGCGTTCAGATTGGCTTTTCCCTCTGTGTACAGGTTCTGAACGTTTAAAAGATGAGGCAGGGCGCAAATTACATCCAACACAAAAGCCACAAGCATTATTAGCCCGTATTATTATGGCTTCTAGTAAGCCTGGTGATGTTATTCTTGATCCGTTTTTTGGTTCGGGGACGACAGGTGCTGTTGCAAAACTTTTAGGGCGTGATTTTGTAGGTATTGAACGTGAACAAGACTACATTGATGCGGCATGTGAAAGAATTGCTGCGGTTAAACCTTTAAATAAACCGGAATTAGCAATTTTGGATAAGAAAAAAGCAGAACCGCGTGTAGCATTCAATAGTTTACTTGAAGCAGGTTTGCTTCATCCTGGAGAAGTTCTTTATGATCGCAAGAAGCAAGTATCTGCTATTGTAAGGGCTGATGGTACGGTTATGCATGGTGGTGAAGCCGGTTCTATTCATGCAATGGGACGAAAGGCTCAAGATTCACAAAGCTGTAATGGTTGGACTTTCTGGTATTATGAGGAAAATGGACGATTGAAATCAATAGATGACCTAAGAATGATAATACGTTCTCAGATGTTAAAAAACGGCGTCCTATGAAGAGGCAAGCTGGTGCTATCATTATCTGTTAGGTGAGCTTCAATATTGTGTTCTTAATATTGAGACGATTTGATATATTTGTTTTCTTCCTAAGTGTTTGTTATTCACATATCATTCCCCGCTTATAATGTGCAAGAAAACGTTTTATTTATAATGCATAATTAAGAGGATTTTAAATGAGAAAATCCGCTGTATTCTAGGCTTACATTCAAACTGTACAATGTGAACTCTCATTATAAATAAATATTTTTATGAAGAATGAAATATTGTGCATGCAACTAAAAAATATTTCTCAGTATTGCACATTTACGGGCTTTTTTAAAGGACATTTCTTAAAGCACCCAAGCCTATTTCATGACGGCGCCCGTGAATGGTATAGCGATAAAGCCATTGAACACCCACACCTTTACGCTTATAAAAGATACAAGCCGGTCCCATCATACTATCTACCGGCCCCCAATATTGCGATGAACCTTGCTATTTAGACGATTCATAAGAGGCATTTTTCCTCCTTTCTTTAGAGTTTTTTACCCACATGTCAGTCTCATTTGTGATGCGCAGACGTATGGTTTTTATTGATTCAAAATAAGAGAAACTTACAATGTTCGGGGGTATCATTCAATATGCAAAACGATTAATTATAGTTATAAATCAATATCTTATTTATATTAAGATTTATTTCAACCGAAAAGAATTGGGAATAGCTACAGAAATAGCTTTTTTCATAACAGTAGGCAGTGCTTCGTCAGCAAGATTCTGGATATCGCACCACCAACCATCTTCACGATTCATTTCGTGAACACTTTGAGTATAATAAACATCGAGTTTTAGAGAGAAGTGGGTAAAAACATGTGTAACTTGCCCTTTGAATTGCCAATTGGCGATAAAGGGCGCGTTTTGAAGACTGTTTTCGTTGTTTATTCCAATATTGTTAGGAATTTGCGTCATTCCACCGAGAAGTTTTTTACCTTGTCGTTTTTCTAAATAAATTTGTTCCTTTTCATTAAGAACGACAAAGGCAACGCCATTTTTTGAAGGGCGTTCTTTTTTAGGTGCTTTAACTGGAAAAGATTCCGGTCTTTTCATCTTTTCTGCTCTACACAGCTTTTGAAGAGGGCAGAGGTAACAAGATGGATTGCGTGGTGTGCAAAGAGTTGCTCCTAGATCCATCATTGCTTGAGCAAAGTCTCCAGGGCGATTTAAAGAGGTAATTTTTTGTGTTTTTTCTCTGATTTCAGCTTTTGCTTTTGGCAAGACTGCAGCAATAGCAAATAAGCGGGTAACAACACGTTCAACATTACTATCAATCACTGCTACAGGGTGGTTAAAAGCAATTGCGGCAATGGCAGCAGCGGTGTAGTCTCCAATACCAGGAAGAGTTTGCAATATTTTTACGGATTGCGGAAATTGTCCTTCGTAGTTTTCAATAAGCTGCTTAGCACAATTTATAAGATTGCGTGCGCGTGAATAATAGCCAAGTCCAGCCCATGCTTTCATAATATCCTCTTGTGGGGCTTTTGCTAAAGAGGAAAGGTCAGGCCAAAGTTTTAGAAATTTTTGAAAATAAGGTTTCACGGCTTCGACAGTTGTTTGTTGAAGCATAATTTCAGAAAGCCAAACTTGGTAGGGATCAGGGTGGATACCTTGTTTTTGTTCTTTGGGGGTAATCCGCCATGGTAAATGTCGGTGCTTTTGATCGTACCAAGATAGGAGGCGCGAAGAAATTTCGTACATGATAGTTTTGAAGCATAGGAAGATATAAAATGCAAAAGAAAAAAATATTTGTTTTACAAATCATATTTTTCTTTTTCCTCCTATGATAAAAATTTTGCTTAGCTGAGAATTAGACTTTGTTGATATTTAATGAGATATTTGGAGGAAGAGTTCTTTAGATGAAAGAAATTTTAATAATTGAGTTCATGACTGAATGTTGATTGAAAAATTGAGAAATGAGCAAACAATTTAAAAAGCGCCATTTTTATTCTCTTTCTGAGACAGTATCTCGTATGCTTGATCCGGTTTTATGTAAACGGACAGGGCTTAACATGGCTCTTATAGAGCATTGGCCACAGATTGCAGGTCATGATATAGCTGTGCATACAATGCCGCTTAAAATTATTTGGAAATGTCGCGCTCATCAAGATGACGTTTTTCAACCAGCAACACTTGTTGTCACATGTGAAGGTTTCTCTGCTTTAAAATTGATGCATGAAACAGATGAATTGCTTCGTAGAATTAATGTTTTTTTTGGATATATTGCTATTGATCGTATTAAGATTGAACAAAGGTGTATATCTGTTTTAAAAAATCACTTACCGATGAAGTCTGGTCCGAATGAAAAAGACAAAAAACGTATAGAAAATATGCTTAAAGAGGTTGAAGATGAAAGTCTACGCCAATCACTTTATGAACTTGGCTGTTGCATTTTTGCAGAAAAAAATAATAAATAGAAAGAAATTTTACATCTTTTCCTTTAATATGTAAAAAATGTTAAGTTTTTTATTGTTCAATAACAACAGAAAAGTATTATTTATGCTAAAATTTCGTTCTTTGTTGTCTTTCAGGATAATTTTTCTTTTAATAACGGCTATCCAAATCAGTGTAGCGGGGGCAGCTGCTAGGGATATTAAGCCAGTTGCGACTGTTGATATGGTTGAACTTCTTCAATCGGGTAAGGTTAAGGATAGGTTTGAGGGGGACAAGAATGCACCCGTAACAATTGTTGAATATGCTTCATTGACATGTATTCATTGTGCAGATTTTTATAATAATGTCCTTCCGCAAATTCGTAAAAAATATATTAAAACGGGAAAAGTAAAACTTATTTTTCGAGATTATGCTTTTGATCCTAGAGCAACGGCGGGTTTTATGTTGGCACGATGTGCACCAGAAGACCGCTATTTCCCTTTGATCGAAGTTTTATTTCAAAAACAGCAGGAATGGGTTTGGGAAAAAGATGCTTTAACACCATTGAGAAAAATTGGCTTAATGGCTGGTTTTACAGACGAAAGTTTTAATGCTTGTCTAAAAAATCAGTCACTTTTAGATGAAGTGAATGCATCTTTTGAGCGTGGTAAAGAGCTTGGTGTTACTGCAACACCTACATTCTTTATTAACGGTAATAAGTATGAAGGTGTTATGTCAGTAGAATCTTTCTTTTCGGTCATTGATAGTTTTCTTAAAAACTAAATCTTCTTTCCAAAAGATGGGATATTGATAGTTTTCGTCGTTTCTCTTTTGGAAGGATTGGTTTTACGCATTTGTGAGGCAATATTTTCTTTAATTTAGCCAATTTAAAACTGAAGCATTTTTTTAATGGGCTCCAATCAAATAATTATTTTGATGCTGCTATGGGAGGATTTTTATGATGACAAAATGGGTTTATAGTTTTGGTGATGGCCATACAGAAGGAAGCGCAAGTGAGCGCAATCTTCTCGGCGGTAAAGGGGCGAATTTAGCTGAAATGAGTCATCTTGGTTTGCCTGTACCTCCTGGATTTACTCTTACGACAGAAGTTTGTAATTTTTATTATGCCCATGATAAGTCATATCCACAAGAATTACAGGAAGCTGTTACACAAGCGCTTAAAGGCATTGGTGAACAAACAGGACGTGAATTTGGTAACGAAGAAAAGCCGCTTTTGCTGTCTGTTCGCTCTGGAGCCCGTGCTTCTATGCCAGGAATGATGGATACGGTACTTAATCTTGGAATGAATGATAAGACTGTACAAGCAATTGCTTTACAAACCAATAATGAACGCTTTGCTTATGACAGTTATCGCCGTTTTATCCAAATGTATTCTCATGTTGTTTTGGGATTAGATCATTCTCATTTTGAAGAAATTCTTGATGATGCAAAAATACGCAATGGTTATGCTGTCGATACAGAGATGACAGCGGCTGATTGGAAAGATGTCATTGTTTCTTATAAAGCATATGTTGAAGAGAAGTTAGGGAAACCTTTTCCACAAGATCCTGAACAACAATTGTGGGGAGCAATTGGAGCAGTTTTTTCAAGTTGGATGACAGCACGTGCAATTACTTATCGTCGTTTACATAATATTCCTGAAAGTTGGGGAACAGCAGTAAATGTACAGGCGATGGTGTTTGGTAATATGGGTGAAGATTCGGCAACGGGTGTTGCTTTTACCCGCAATCCATCAACAGGTGAGAAAGAGCTTTACGGTGAATTTTTAGTGAATGCGCAGGGTGAAGATGTTGTCGCAGGCATTCGAACACCCCAAAATATTACAGAAAATGCACGTATTGTTGCGGGCTCAAATAAACCATCCTTGGAAAAAATCATGCCCGAAGCTTTTTTGAAGTTGTGTCAGATCGCACAGAAGCTTGAGCAGCATTATCGCGATATGCAGGATCTCGAATTCACCATTGAAAAAGGTAAATTGTGGATGTTACAGACTCGTTCGGGAAAGCGAACCGCACGTGCTGCTCTAAAAATGGCAACTGAAATGGTGGAAGAAGGATTAATCAGTCGTGAAGAAGCGGTGTTGCGAATAGATGCAAAGTCACTCGATCAACTTCTCCATCCAACACTTGATCCTAAAGCAGAGCGTTTTGTTATTGCACGTGGGTTACCTGCTTCTCCAGGAGCAGCAACGGGTGAAATTGTTTTTACTTCAGAAGAGGCAGAAACTGCCTCCACGGAAGGTCGTAAAGTTATTTTGGTGCGTGTAGAGACAAGCCCAGAAGATATTCACGGTATGCATGCTGCGGAAGGGATTTTGACGACGCGTGGTGGTATGACAAGTCATGCTGCTGTGGTCGCGCGTGGTATGGGGAAACCATGTATTTCTGGTGCTGGTAATGTACGCATTGATTATAACACAAAGACAATGTTTGCTTCAGGGCAAAATTTTAAAGAGGGTGATGTTATTACCATTGATGGTGGGAGTGGAGAAATTTTCAAAGGGAAAGTTGCGATGTTGCAACCTGAGCTTTGTGGAGATTTTGCAAAATTGATGGAGTGGGCTGATGGGATACGGCGTATAAGAGTTCGCGCCAATGCTGAAACACCCTCTGATGCACGTATGGGGCGTTCCTTTGGAGCTGAAGGTATTGGACTTTGCCGCACGGAACATATGTTTTTTTCTGGTGAACGTATTGTGGCCATGCGTGAAATGATTTTAAGTAATGATGAAAGTGGACGTCGTAAAGCATTGGATAAGCTTTTGCCAATGCAGCGCTCGGACTTTAGTGAATTATTTGAAATTATGTGTGGTTTGCCTGTTACTATCCGTTTACTAGATCCACCATTACATGAATTTTTGCCAAAAACAGACGCAGAAATCTTTGAAGTTGCAACGGCTATGGGTGTCTCAGTAGATGCGCTTTCTGCACGTGCACAGCAATTACACGAATTTAACCCTATGCTTGGATTAAGGGGATGTCGTTTAGCTATTACTTATCCCGAAATCGCAGAAATGCAGGCGCGGGCTATTTTTGAAGCAGCAGCAGAAGCTGCTCAAAAATCCGGCTCTCCTGTTATGCTTGAAATTATGGTGCCACTTATTGCGCTGAAATCTGAACTTGATTTTGTAAAAGCCCATATTGATAAGGTTGCTAATGAAGTGATCAAGGAAAAGGGTCAGAATATTCAGTACATGGTTGGAACGATGATTGAGCTTCCAAGGGCTGCTCTTCGAGCGGATGAAATTGCCGAAACAGCTGAATTTTTTTCATTTGGAACAAACGATTTGACGCAAACGACTTTTGGAATTTCACGTGATGATGCTGCTCCCTTTTTAGCAACCTATTTTCAAAAAGGACTTTTAGAACAAGATCCTTTCGTATCGATTGACCGTGATGGAGTAGGGGAACTCGTTTCTATTGCTGCACAGCGGGGGCGTTCACGACGGGAAAAAATTAAACTGGGAATTTGTGGTGAACACGGAGGTGACCCTGCGTCTATTGCCTTATGTGAAGAAAATGGTCTTGATTATGTTTCATGTTCTCCTTTTCGGGTGCCAATTGCACGTTTAGCAGCAGCACAATCGGCTCTTGCAATAAAAATATAAAAAGATTTTGAGTTTTTTCATTGTATAGTAAGCAACTATTTGTGTGTTTAGGCGGCTTATAAGAGGTATGTTGATTTCTATTTAAGTGTTTTTTTCGACGCAAATGTCTCTTGTAATATGCAAGTTAATGCATTGATTTATAATGATAATTTTTATTTTGCATGTTGGATGAGACTCCCGAATATCGTAAGATGCTCTCATCTCAAATCCCCTTATGTTGATCAATTAAAGTTACTTACTTGCACATCATAAGCGGGGCTAGTGTGGGTGAAAATTCTAAAGAAAGGAGTAAAAATGCCTCTTATGAATCGTCCAAATACCAAAGGCCGTCGCAACATTGGGGGATGGCAAATAGTATGATGAGGCTGGCAAAAATAGTATGATGGGGGGCTGGCTTGTTACTTCATAAGCGTAAAGATGGTGGTGCATAATGGTTTTACGCTATACCATTCACAGACGCCATCGTGCGTGAAATGGGCTTAGGTGCCTTAAGAGATGTCTCTGTAAAGCAAGCTTGTGAATGTGCAACCCAAAAAAGGCGTTTTGTTCTTCGTGAGGGTCATGACTCCATTAAAGAACATGACAAGCAAAAGTGTGAGGCAATGCGTAATCTGCATTATCTAAAAGATATCGCTCTCGATGCTTTTAAAAGTTGTAAAGCAGAATTAAAAGGAAATGATAAAAATGGTGAGTGTTTTTCATCTTTAAAACTTCATATTCTCCCTAAATTAGGCTGTTTACCGGTTTCAGAGATTACACGAACAGATATACGCAATACACTCGCTCCCATCTGGCATACAAAAGCTGAGACAGCTAAAAAAGCCTAAACCGCCTTAATATTTGTCTTAAACATGCTGCTGCATTGGGTTTGGATATTGATTTACAGACAACAGAAAAAGCAAAATCTCTTAAGTAAACAACGCCATAAAGTTAAGAATATACCTGCTATGGATTGGCAAGATGTCTCGTCTTTTTATCAGACACTCTGCAAAACACCCAACCATGACGCATTTGGCTTTGCGTCTGCTTATTCTGACAGGCGCGCACACATATCCTTTGTGTTAATCCATAAAGATCAAGTTGAAGATGATATATGGACCATCCCTGCTGAAAATATGAAAGAAAACGCACTTTCATGATTTATGATAAAAAGAGTTAAAATGAAAGAAATTTTCTGTATTGGTTGCTTTCTTTTAAGTGGTAGAAACGATGAATACTCATTGTAAATCAATATTTTGCTTGTGTTATGGTAAATAACTTACCTGCATTTTTCATTTTCTTGACTAAAAGAAAAAATGAAGATCTACCATAAGCTGTAGGGATAAGGGAAAACAGTATGTCTCTGATGTATTTATAAAAAAGTATAAGGCACGGGGATATATTATCGTAAAATTTTCAGTGCTTACATCTCTCAGATGAATGCATCTTTCAGTTTAACAAACCAACTTCATACATTTTTACCAAGACTGTGTGATCCATTTTACCTGTTATAGGAAGATCAAACATTTTTTGAAACTGTTTTAAGGCTTCGATTGTTTTCTGATCTTCTATACCCGTGACAACCACCTCGTGATGACCAAAAATGCGTAAAGCTTTTTGCACTTGTATAATATCTGCAACAAGAGGTTCTGAAACAGTCTCTTTGAAGCGTGGCATATCTTTTGTTTCTATTGTTTCATTTATCATTTCTTTTTCACTACGTTTAATTAATATGGCAATTTCATCTGTTGCGGTTTTAGGTAAAATATTTTTTTGTATTTTGTGAGCTGTTTGTTCTTTCCAAAGTGCTATGGCACGACGCGTTTTAGGTCCCTCTCTTCCATCTAAAGGACCATCATAAAATCCTAGCTTTGCTAACTTTTTTTGCATTTTTAGTATGTTTTCTGATAAAGCAGGAACAGATGAATTTTTCTGTAAAGGGTTTAGAAATGGACCAGAAGTTTCTTGAGAAACTGCGCGAAATTTTTCTTCTTTTTCAGGAAAAGGGGAGTTTCGTTCTATATCTGCATCAAATGCGCTCTTCATTTTAGTAAAGGCATCTTGATGCATTATCATTTGTGAAAATAAAGCATTAAATGAAACAAATCCAAAACTAATAGTAAAAAGAATTAACCCAGCAAACAATGAAGTATTTTTCCTTGTATAAAAACAAAGTGTTTTTGCTATCCAAAAAAGAAAATATCCGATTATAAGAAAAAATGTTATAACAATACTACTATAGTATTTACGCTGTTTTACGTTTTTTATTCTGCGTTTTTTTTGCTTTTTTACCATTATTTTTATTTTTTATTTCCAATAATATTCTTATAAATTATTATCACTCCCAGAAAGAGAGAGAGATTTGTATTGTTGTTTTCTCTTTCAAATTGTAAAAATAAAGAAACCTGTTGTGTAAACCTATAAGCTGATAAAACAACAATTATTCTCATTCAAATTTCTTAATTTCATATTATAGAGCATTTTTGAGTGTATATAAAAATTTTACAACCCTATGACACCAATTTACATTTGTAAGTGACAGCGTCGCATATCATTCTCAAATTAAAAGTGCTACGTTACTTCTTTATTTTTTTGCCTATATATTTTGTAGTCTTTGAAAGCGAAATTGAAACACATTTACTTATCACGCTCCCGAGCTGATAGTAGGATATAGCTCTTGCAAATATTTACATGTCCATAATTTATGTTTCCACCCAATGTTAATGGGCATCGTTATCTTTCAATACCATCTATGTTCTCATATAAATTCATTCTCCTAATATTTCATAAATATCAATGAAAATGACTAAAAAAATATCTGTGAAAAATAAGCGAGCTGTTTAGTCCTTACAATTTAATATCATGCTCTTTTTATAAAAAAGAAAATCGCAAACATGAAGGACTGTAATCATCATATGTTGTTATGCTTATGATACATAGTTTCTTTCGTTGCATTATTTTACTCTTGTTATATGTAATGAAGAAGGCGAGCATACATATTTTTAATATTCTTATTTTTATAGCGCAATTTTTATGTTAATTTTTTAATGAAAAGATAATACCTCTCATTTTTTCACAGCTACTTCATATCCTATTATAACATAGTTAATTCTGTAAATCTGATAAACAAATGCTTAATTTGATAAAAGGATCATTTTATAAATTTTTTATAAAGGAGAAGCGTATACGTTGCTATTTTGTTTCATTTACAGCTACGGTGCATTGATTGCCCATGATACGTTTTTTGATCAAATTATTATTATTTTTGTTTTTTGTTTTTGTCATTATTTCGTTTTTTGTAGAAAAGCCGAATAATGATCATTCCCCTATCCAAAGAGAAAATGAGACAATAATGAGTGATGTAGTTATTGCTTTTAAGGAAGCTTTAAAAGATTTACGAACATTCTGTGACCGTAATATAGAAGCCTGCAAAACCGGAAGGTCTTTTTTTAGTTCACTTGGCGAACGTGCATATTATGGTGCAAGAGCAGCATACAAATATTTTGGACGTATATTGGATAGTCAAAATATAAAATCTTCTCCAGATATTATATTTAAGAGAGAAACAGAAGAATCTACATAAAAACAAAAAGCATATGATGTTATCTTGAAATAAAAATTTTTAGTGCTCCCTAACAATGTTATACTAAGAAAAATAAGTATTTATCTGTCAACCCATTGCATTTAACATGATCATCACATAAACAGGATGGAGATTATGGTAGAAACGATCGATGATATTATAAAAAATTTTTCTTTTCTAGAGAATTGGGAAGATCGTTATCGCTACGTGATTGAACTTGGTCGTGAATTGCCACCTTTTCCAGAAAGTGCTCGAAACGATGCTCATAAAGTACCAGGCTGCGTTAGCCAAGTGTGGCTTTTGGCTTCACGCAATAATTCAGAAAATCCAATATTAACATTTCAAGGTGATTCTGACGCCCATATTGTGCGCGGTCTTATCTACATTCTTCTCGCTTTCTATTCAGGTAAAAAAGCCTCTGAAATTCGTAATGCTGATGCTGAAGGACTCTTTAAAACACTTGGTTTAAACGAAAATTTAACACCACAACGATCAAATGGTCTTAAATCAATGATTGAACGAATTCGTAACGAAAGTTATGCATAAAACAAATATCTCATAGTAAACAATACTATAGAAAACATACCTGACAAAAAATATACTTATGGACTACAGATACCTAATTTTTTAGAAAACGCAATTACTTGTTTTTCTTTCGTTTGCTTTTGCGTCCAAGCCCCATTTCTTTTGCCAGAGCAGAACGTGCTTTCGCGTAATTAGGAGCCACCATAGGATAAGAACTATCCAATTGCCATTTTTCACGATATTCTTCAGGCAACATTCCATAATGTGTCATGAGATGACGCTTTAAAGATTTAAACTTTTTTCCGTCTTCAAGGCAAATGAGATAATCTGGAAAGATTGAACGTTTTGGGTTAACGGCTGGCCTTTGTTTTTCAACTTCGACTTCTGTTGATTCTACATTCCCCGCTTTACGAAAAGCGGCATGAACATCAGCAATTAAACTTGGTACTTCAGTCGGTCGAATAGAATTATTACTTACGTAGGCAGCAACGATATCAGCAACCAATGTAATAACTAAATTGCTTTCAGTCTCTAAGACTGGATGATGTTCCATTCTTGTTTCCTTTATTTAAAATCAAGTAATTTAAGATCGAGATACAGTACATATACTCATGTAAGAGATCCAATGTACATAGGCTTCATATTGTACAAAAATCTTTTTTGTCAATTCAATTATTCTATAAAATTGCTAAAACACAAAAAAATCAAATAAAAACCTATTTTTAGACATAATCTTCAATAAGAAAAATAAAACTATTAATCTCTTAGAAAACAGATTTTATTATAAAATATCATAAATAAAATATATAATAAAGATATTTATTGTATATATATCACATAATTGAAAAATATTATATTTAATATATAAATAATTTTAATTTAACGTTTAATTATTACTAATAATAAAATCACAAATCAATACGATATATAAAAATTTTTTATATAAAAAACTGTATTTTTCTATATATTATTTAAAATAAAATGTATTTTATATATTAAAAATACATTTATCTTTTTAAAAGTAAAAATTAATTCTGCTACAAAATAGCCTTATTTTTTTAATCTAGCATTTTTATGAAAGTCGTATTCTTCTCATAGAAGACGTTACCTGTTGTATATTATAAATAGCAGGACATGGTGTCATTGTACAATTATTACAGCTTGCTTTTGTTAAGTGTGCAGAGCTGACAGCTTTTATGCACTTGCATAAATGATATGATTCTAACATATAAGTAAAATCATCAATCTCTTTTAAGATAGGATCATGCATGAACAGCTCTTTGCTTCCCCCCCCAAAAGCATTAAAAATTGCACATAGAGAAAGACATCATGGTATTGATCGTGCAGATCCTTATCATTGGTTACGTGCCTCTAATTGGCAAGATGTTTTTAAAAAACCGAGCTGTCTTGATAAAAATATTAGAAAACATCTTGAAAAGGAAAATGCTTACCAAGCTTTGCAGATGGCTGATACGAAACCATTACAAGATTCACTTTTTGCAGAAATGAAAAACCGCATCCAAGAGAATGATAGTTCTGTTCCTATAAAACGTGGTCCTTTTGCTTATGGATTTTCTTATGTTACAGGAGGTCAACAACCCCATTATTTTCGTACGCCAAGAGATGGAGGAGAAAAAAATGTTTACCTTAATGGTGATGCTTTGGCTGAAGGGAAAGAATATTTTAATTTTGGTTCAGTTGAAGAATCTCCTGACCATACACATGTTGTATGGACTTATGATGACAAAGGCTCAGAATTCTACACCGCTAAAATTCGTAATTTAGAAACATTGTCTGATAGTATGGATATCATTACAGATACATCGGGACAAATTGTGTGGGATGCTAAATCCGAAGGTTTTTTCTATACCAAGATGGATGAAAACCACCGCCCTTCAGAGCTCTATTATCACCGATTAAATACCGACCAATCGCAAGATAAGCTTATTTTTCGTGAAGATAATCCAGGATTTTTTTTACATGTGAGTGGTTCTAAACTTAATGACATTATTTATATTAATATTCATGATCATGAAACGTCAGAGATTTGGTTGATTCCAGCTGAAGCGCCACTCACTGTTCCTCAATGTGTACGGAAGCGACAAAAAGGTATTGAATATTCACTAACAGAAGGTGGTGATGTTTTTTATATTCTGACCAATTTGGATAATGCAAAAGACTTCAAAATTATGGTCACGCCGTTTGCATCTCCACAATCAGAAAACTGGTCTGAACTTGTACCACATCAGCTT is part of the Bartonella machadoae genome and harbors:
- a CDS encoding DsbA family protein encodes the protein MLKFRSLLSFRIIFLLITAIQISVAGAAARDIKPVATVDMVELLQSGKVKDRFEGDKNAPVTIVEYASLTCIHCADFYNNVLPQIRKKYIKTGKVKLIFRDYAFDPRATAGFMLARCAPEDRYFPLIEVLFQKQQEWVWEKDALTPLRKIGLMAGFTDESFNACLKNQSLLDEVNASFERGKELGVTATPTFFINGNKYEGVMSVESFFSVIDSFLKN
- a CDS encoding DUF721 domain-containing protein is translated as MSKQFKKRHFYSLSETVSRMLDPVLCKRTGLNMALIEHWPQIAGHDIAVHTMPLKIIWKCRAHQDDVFQPATLVVTCEGFSALKLMHETDELLRRINVFFGYIAIDRIKIEQRCISVLKNHLPMKSGPNEKDKKRIENMLKEVEDESLRQSLYELGCCIFAEKNNK
- the mutY gene encoding A/G-specific adenine glycosylase, which produces MYEISSRLLSWYDQKHRHLPWRITPKEQKQGIHPDPYQVWLSEIMLQQTTVEAVKPYFQKFLKLWPDLSSLAKAPQEDIMKAWAGLGYYSRARNLINCAKQLIENYEGQFPQSVKILQTLPGIGDYTAAAIAAIAFNHPVAVIDSNVERVVTRLFAIAAVLPKAKAEIREKTQKITSLNRPGDFAQAMMDLGATLCTPRNPSCYLCPLQKLCRAEKMKRPESFPVKAPKKERPSKNGVAFVVLNEKEQIYLEKRQGKKLLGGMTQIPNNIGINNENSLQNAPFIANWQFKGQVTHVFTHFSLKLDVYYTQSVHEMNREDGWWCDIQNLADEALPTVMKKAISVAIPNSFRLK
- the ppdK gene encoding pyruvate, phosphate dikinase, with the translated sequence MTKWVYSFGDGHTEGSASERNLLGGKGANLAEMSHLGLPVPPGFTLTTEVCNFYYAHDKSYPQELQEAVTQALKGIGEQTGREFGNEEKPLLLSVRSGARASMPGMMDTVLNLGMNDKTVQAIALQTNNERFAYDSYRRFIQMYSHVVLGLDHSHFEEILDDAKIRNGYAVDTEMTAADWKDVIVSYKAYVEEKLGKPFPQDPEQQLWGAIGAVFSSWMTARAITYRRLHNIPESWGTAVNVQAMVFGNMGEDSATGVAFTRNPSTGEKELYGEFLVNAQGEDVVAGIRTPQNITENARIVAGSNKPSLEKIMPEAFLKLCQIAQKLEQHYRDMQDLEFTIEKGKLWMLQTRSGKRTARAALKMATEMVEEGLISREEAVLRIDAKSLDQLLHPTLDPKAERFVIARGLPASPGAATGEIVFTSEEAETASTEGRKVILVRVETSPEDIHGMHAAEGILTTRGGMTSHAAVVARGMGKPCISGAGNVRIDYNTKTMFASGQNFKEGDVITIDGGSGEIFKGKVAMLQPELCGDFAKLMEWADGIRRIRVRANAETPSDARMGRSFGAEGIGLCRTEHMFFSGERIVAMREMILSNDESGRRKALDKLLPMQRSDFSELFEIMCGLPVTIRLLDPPLHEFLPKTDAEIFEVATAMGVSVDALSARAQQLHEFNPMLGLRGCRLAITYPEIAEMQARAIFEAAAEAAQKSGSPVMLEIMVPLIALKSELDFVKAHIDKVANEVIKEKGQNIQYMVGTMIELPRAALRADEIAETAEFFSFGTNDLTQTTFGISRDDAAPFLATYFQKGLLEQDPFVSIDRDGVGELVSIAAQRGRSRREKIKLGICGEHGGDPASIALCEENGLDYVSCSPFRVPIARLAAAQSALAIKI
- a CDS encoding site-specific DNA-methyltransferase codes for the protein MTVIQLQKDFVHTFSRGPWRNKIFKGDCVAVLEKLPKHSVDMIFADPPYNLQLDGALYRPDHSLVDAVDDAWDQFESFAAYDAFTRAWLLACRRVLKPNGTIWVIGSYHNIFRVGTALQDLGFWMLNDIVWRKNNPMPNFRGRRFQNAHETLIWAVRDQKDKKYTFNYDALKAANEDLQMRSDWLFPLCTGSERLKDEAGRKLHPTQKPQALLARIIMASSKPGDVILDPFFGSGTTGAVAKLLGRDFVGIEREQDYIDAACERIAAVKPLNKPELAILDKKKAEPRVAFNSLLEAGLLHPGEVLYDRKKQVSAIVRADGTVMHGGEAGSIHAMGRKAQDSQSCNGWTFWYYEENGRLKSIDDLRMIIRSQMLKNGVL